The genomic region TAGTGGGTATTATTCCCTTTTTTGAAGAGAATATTTCTCTCTTTGGACTCTACCAATTTAAAAGATTGAAATTAATAGGAGGGGAAATTTCAGGTGCCGGAGGGCAGTTTTCAAGGTATAGCCCATCTGATTACCTCGATATCATAATCGATTCTGACTATAAAAATCAAGTTAGAGAATTGTTGTGTTCTTATATACTAAGAGGGCAAGCATACTTTGATGAAATTGAATTAAGCGAACTTTCTGATCAAGGAGTCTTCATAAATGACATTTTACCTGCTTTGGAAGCTGCCAATTTAACCGTTGTAAAGACAAAAGGGGAAATGTGTCCTGGTATATCACTGCCAAACTCATTGGATGCCTATATGGATGATTTGGATGGGAAAGTTCGATATCAATTGAGGTATTCCAAAAGGGCAGTTACAGAAAAAGAATTGTTTAGTGTAAAAAATGTTTCGGATGAGAATGAATTGGATAGTGCATTTAATCATTTTATAAATCTGCATCAAAAACGATGGAATATGCAAGGCTATCCGGGAATTTTCCATAATCAAAAATTCGAGGATTTTTTAAAAATAACAGCTGGTAAATTTCTTAAAAAAGGTATTCTGAAATTTACTTTGGCTTTTGATAATAATGAGAAATGTATTGCAGTCGATTTCGCCTTTACCTTTAAGGATAAAGTTTACGATTACCAGAAAGCATTTGATATAGAATCTGATTTGGCTAAATACAGCCCAGGGAAATCGCTTTTCTATTTTATGCTCGAAGACGCCATAAATAAGGATATGAACTACCTGGATTTAATGAGAGGTGACGAACGATATAAAATGAAAGTTACCAACGAATATTCACAAAATTGGAAAATAAGTATACCAAGTTTTTCGAGATTAAATGGACTTAAGTATAAATTTTTCCAGCTTCACCAAAGGCTAAACAATTTATTTAATCGCATAGCTCTTGAATTTGTATTAATTCAAGTCCATCAACATCAATTTGGTAAACTGAAGTTTATACCAAATTATATGTCATTTATAAAAGAAAGACTTAGCGAAAAGTTAGGGTAGTAAGTACAGTAAACAGTTATAGGAACAAAGTTAAGAGAGTTTTTTCGAAATGTTCGATAAGTTTTTTAGATGGTTGACAGTTAAGTTTAATAAAAGCAAAATCCCTCTGTTTAAAAAAATTGCAGAGAGTTTGATGAGAGATATTAGTGTGCCATGGGAGTATAAGCTGAGGAAGGGACTAATCTATTTAACCTCAATGATAACAGCTTCTTTCAATCTCAGAAAATGTGACTACTATGGAAAACGCCCCCGAACTCGGCGAAGTCCAAACATTGAAAATATGGGCAAGATATTTATCGGAGATGATGTGAATATTAATTCCAGAAATATACAGACTGACTTGGTTTCAGGCCCCGAGGGAAAGATTTCGATAGGAGAT from Gracilimonas sp. harbors:
- a CDS encoding GNAT family N-acetyltransferase: MIELNEIVEAEEARKNSGNEHASKISNGHSFSKLTNRLRVELITDDKEFEAIAVEWTRLVEKPEVKATVFQTYEWQHGWWSFFSKGKKPHIITIWDSKKLVGIIPFFEENISLFGLYQFKRLKLIGGEISGAGGQFSRYSPSDYLDIIIDSDYKNQVRELLCSYILRGQAYFDEIELSELSDQGVFINDILPALEAANLTVVKTKGEMCPGISLPNSLDAYMDDLDGKVRYQLRYSKRAVTEKELFSVKNVSDENELDSAFNHFINLHQKRWNMQGYPGIFHNQKFEDFLKITAGKFLKKGILKFTLAFDNNEKCIAVDFAFTFKDKVYDYQKAFDIESDLAKYSPGKSLFYFMLEDAINKDMNYLDLMRGDERYKMKVTNEYSQNWKISIPSFSRLNGLKYKFFQLHQRLNNLFNRIALEFVLIQVHQHQFGKLKFIPNYMSFIKERLSEKLG